A region of Cellulophaga sp. RHA19 DNA encodes the following proteins:
- a CDS encoding class I SAM-dependent methyltransferase, translating to MNFYLKTKDHSVTQENFTLNYNEDLDMLVTEPQPKNLDVYYESEDYISHTDAKETVVDKMYQTVKNYSLQKKIQLITYYTKGEKSVLDVGAGTGDFLITAQNNKWTCAGVEPNESARKKAAEKGLNLFSSLETLPEKKYNVITLWHVLEHLPNLDEQIKMLKSKLAEDGTLIIAVPNFKSYDAKHYKEFWAAFDVPRHLWHFSKTAIKKIFAKHNMKLIKTKPMLFDAFYVSLLSEKYKTGKQNMFTAFYRGLRSNLSAMRTNEHSSVIYVLKKD from the coding sequence ATGAACTTTTATTTAAAAACTAAAGACCATTCTGTAACACAAGAAAATTTTACATTAAACTATAATGAAGATTTGGATATGTTGGTTACAGAACCGCAACCAAAAAATTTAGATGTTTATTATGAGAGTGAAGATTACATTTCTCATACAGACGCAAAAGAAACTGTTGTAGACAAAATGTACCAAACTGTAAAAAATTATAGTTTGCAAAAAAAGATTCAGTTAATTACATATTACACCAAAGGAGAAAAATCTGTTTTGGATGTTGGTGCGGGTACCGGAGATTTTCTAATTACGGCACAAAATAATAAATGGACTTGTGCTGGAGTTGAGCCAAACGAATCTGCAAGAAAAAAAGCTGCAGAAAAAGGTTTGAATTTATTTAGCAGTTTAGAAACACTACCAGAAAAAAAATACAACGTAATTACACTTTGGCACGTTTTAGAACATTTGCCAAATTTAGACGAACAAATAAAAATGCTAAAATCTAAATTAGCAGAAGATGGTACTTTAATAATTGCAGTTCCAAATTTTAAAAGTTACGACGCAAAACATTATAAAGAGTTTTGGGCTGCTTTTGATGTACCAAGGCATTTATGGCATTTTTCTAAAACTGCTATAAAAAAGATTTTTGCAAAGCACAATATGAAACTTATAAAAACGAAGCCAATGTTGTTTGATGCTTTTTATGTTTCGCTATTATCTGAAAAATACAAAACAGGAAAGCAAAATATGTTTACCGCTTTTTACAGAGGTTTGCGTTCTAATTTATCTGCAATGAGAACCAACGAACATTCTTCTGTTATTTATGTTCTTAAAAAGGACTAA
- the mnmG gene encoding tRNA uridine-5-carboxymethylaminomethyl(34) synthesis enzyme MnmG → MFDKEYDVIVVGGGHAGAEAAAAAANLGSKTLLVTMNLQTIGQMSCNPAMGGIAKGQIVREIDALGGYSGIISDKSAIQFKMLNKSKGPAMWSPRTQNDRMRFAEEWRLALERTPNCDFYQEMVSGLIIEGDKVCGVTTSLGIEIRSKAVVLTNGTFLNGLIHIGERQLGGGRAGEKAATGITEQLVDLGFESGRMKTGTPPRVDGRSLDYSKMIVQPGDAIPEKFSYTNTNTLAHQRDCHMTHTSTLVHDLLREGFDRSPMFNGRIKSLGPRYCPSIEDKINRFADKDKHQLFVEPEGWDTVEVYVNGFSTSLPEDVQFKALRSVVGFENVKFFRPGYAIEYDYFSPTQLKHTLETKLVNNLYFAGQINGTTGYEEAASQGLMAGINAHQKVKENEPLILNRDEAYIGVLIDDLITKGTEEPYRMFTSRAEYRTLLRQDNADIRLTPLGHKIGLASDSRLKRMEEKLKKSDAFVNFFRETSVVPEDINPILESVNSAPVKQSHKMFKSFSRPNVTMDHMKSLDAVAQFIEQENIDREVMEQTEIQVKYAGYIAKEKNNADKLQRLENIKIPDNFDYRQLKSLSYEAREKLEAIRPVTISQASRISGVSPSDISVLLVFMGR, encoded by the coding sequence ATGTTTGATAAAGAATACGATGTTATTGTAGTTGGCGGTGGCCACGCAGGTGCAGAAGCAGCAGCTGCTGCGGCTAATTTGGGTTCTAAAACTTTGTTGGTTACAATGAACCTGCAAACCATAGGACAAATGTCTTGCAACCCTGCTATGGGAGGGATTGCAAAAGGGCAAATTGTTAGAGAAATTGACGCTTTAGGAGGGTATAGTGGTATCATTTCTGATAAATCTGCTATACAATTTAAGATGTTAAACAAGTCAAAAGGACCTGCAATGTGGAGTCCTAGGACGCAAAATGACCGTATGCGTTTTGCTGAAGAATGGCGTTTAGCTTTGGAAAGAACACCTAATTGTGACTTCTATCAGGAGATGGTTTCTGGCTTAATTATAGAAGGAGATAAGGTCTGTGGAGTAACAACTTCCTTAGGAATTGAGATAAGATCTAAGGCTGTTGTACTAACAAATGGCACATTCTTAAACGGGTTAATTCACATAGGAGAACGCCAATTAGGTGGTGGTAGAGCAGGTGAAAAAGCCGCTACTGGTATCACAGAACAACTGGTTGATTTAGGGTTTGAAAGTGGTAGAATGAAGACAGGAACACCACCTAGAGTAGATGGTAGATCACTAGATTATTCTAAGATGATAGTGCAGCCAGGTGATGCAATTCCTGAAAAATTTAGCTATACAAATACCAATACATTAGCTCATCAGAGAGATTGTCATATGACGCATACAAGTACTTTAGTGCACGATTTATTGCGCGAAGGCTTTGATAGATCACCTATGTTTAACGGTAGAATTAAGAGTTTAGGACCGCGTTATTGTCCGTCTATTGAGGATAAAATTAATAGGTTTGCAGACAAAGATAAGCACCAATTATTTGTAGAACCAGAGGGTTGGGATACGGTAGAAGTATACGTAAATGGCTTCTCAACTTCGCTACCAGAGGACGTACAATTTAAAGCTTTACGCTCTGTTGTTGGCTTTGAAAATGTGAAGTTTTTTAGACCTGGATACGCTATAGAATATGACTATTTTTCGCCTACACAATTAAAGCATACACTAGAAACTAAGCTTGTAAATAACCTATATTTTGCGGGTCAAATTAATGGTACAACTGGGTATGAAGAGGCAGCAAGTCAAGGTCTAATGGCAGGTATAAATGCGCACCAAAAAGTTAAAGAAAATGAGCCTTTAATACTGAATAGAGACGAGGCTTATATAGGTGTTTTAATAGACGATTTAATTACAAAAGGAACAGAAGAGCCATACAGAATGTTTACTTCTAGAGCAGAATATAGAACATTATTAAGACAAGATAATGCCGATATTAGGCTTACTCCACTAGGTCATAAAATAGGTTTAGCATCAGATTCTAGACTAAAAAGGATGGAAGAAAAGCTTAAAAAATCTGATGCATTTGTAAACTTTTTTAGAGAAACAAGTGTTGTTCCAGAGGACATAAATCCTATTTTAGAGTCTGTAAATTCTGCTCCAGTTAAACAATCTCATAAGATGTTTAAGAGTTTTTCTAGGCCTAATGTTACTATGGATCATATGAAATCTTTGGATGCTGTAGCGCAATTTATTGAGCAAGAAAACATAGATAGAGAGGTGATGGAGCAGACCGAAATTCAGGTTAAATATGCAGGTTATATTGCCAAGGAAAAGAACAATGCAGATAAGCTGCAACGATTAGAAAATATTAAAATTCCGGATAATTTTGACTATAGACAACTAAAGAGTTTGTCTTATGAAGCTCGTGAAAAATTAGAGGCAATTAGACCAGTTACTATCTCGCAAGCCTCCAGAATTAGTGGGGTTTCACCAAGTGACATAAGTGTTTTACTTGTGTTTATGGGAAGGTAA